One segment of Marvinbryantia formatexigens DSM 14469 DNA contains the following:
- a CDS encoding AAA family ATPase, which yields MLIQFSFKNFKSFRDEATLDLSAAKMTEFAERVVTVGNERILPIAAIYGANASGKSNIYNAFEYMADYVIESFKYGDEEERFEEFKPTPFLFDSVSEEAESSFEVYFTIPGDKSERTYNYGFCVDAHGVTEEWLNTKARTARKYTSVFYRSVEEDVLDLSGLPKNSRENIRVALEQQVLIVSLGAKLRVNKCKDIRDWFLANEFADFGDLFTNFFLSRRLPKGFVEDTSVQKQVIEYFSSFDEHIKDFEIEKLPNDGESKEEVYKINALHKKIDSDTFAAIPLGMESAGTLKMFALYPELQDVLEKGSVFFIDELNARLHPLLVRNFLLTFLNPEINTNHAQLIFTTHDTWQLSNQLLRRDEVWFTEKDEQGISKLYSLADFIDESGSRIRKDESYEKNYLIGKYGAIPTLKSIDIFKEA from the coding sequence ATGCTTATTCAGTTTAGTTTTAAAAATTTTAAATCATTTCGGGACGAAGCAACACTGGATCTGTCAGCAGCTAAAATGACAGAATTTGCGGAGAGGGTAGTTACAGTAGGCAATGAAAGAATTTTACCCATAGCGGCTATCTATGGCGCGAATGCCAGCGGGAAGTCCAATATATATAATGCGTTTGAGTATATGGCGGATTATGTGATTGAGTCTTTCAAGTATGGGGATGAAGAGGAAAGGTTTGAAGAATTCAAGCCAACACCGTTTCTGTTTGACAGTGTTTCAGAGGAAGCGGAATCCAGTTTCGAGGTGTATTTTACGATTCCGGGAGATAAATCAGAGAGAACATATAATTATGGCTTTTGTGTGGATGCTCATGGAGTAACAGAAGAATGGCTGAATACAAAGGCCAGAACAGCGCGTAAATATACGAGTGTTTTTTATCGTTCTGTTGAGGAGGATGTTTTGGATTTATCCGGACTTCCTAAGAACAGCAGGGAAAATATTCGGGTGGCTTTGGAGCAGCAGGTTTTGATTGTTTCGCTGGGAGCAAAACTGAGGGTAAATAAGTGCAAAGATATACGGGATTGGTTTCTTGCGAATGAGTTTGCGGATTTTGGTGATTTATTTACAAATTTCTTCTTATCGCGGCGCTTGCCAAAAGGATTTGTAGAAGATACAAGTGTTCAGAAACAGGTTATTGAGTATTTTTCCTCTTTCGATGAGCATATAAAAGATTTTGAGATAGAAAAACTTCCGAATGATGGGGAAAGCAAAGAAGAAGTATACAAAATCAACGCATTGCACAAAAAAATAGATTCGGATACATTTGCCGCAATCCCATTAGGGATGGAATCCGCAGGAACTCTGAAAATGTTTGCACTTTATCCGGAACTGCAGGATGTGCTGGAAAAAGGAAGTGTATTTTTTATTGATGAGCTGAATGCCCGGTTACATCCGCTGTTAGTTCGTAATTTTTTGCTTACTTTCCTTAATCCGGAAATTAATACGAATCATGCACAGTTGATTTTTACGACACACGATACATGGCAGCTGTCGAACCAGCTTCTGCGCAGGGACGAGGTATGGTTTACGGAAAAAGATGAGCAGGGAATATCAAAGCTGTATTCACTGGCAGATTTTATAGATGAGTCGGGTTCCAGAATCCGAAAAGATGAGAGCTATGAAAAAAATTATCTGATTGGAAAATATGGCGCTATTCCGACTTTGAAAAGCATTGATATCTTTAAGGAGGCATAG
- a CDS encoding helix-turn-helix domain-containing protein, with the protein METETRLSLFRDMISCCHNLYLWTYDSAFHLITSNCPEQAIIDNLFVMNRSRDDFIRQIAEQDTPVIYTNEMGLMWVMTPYFLDNELLRFYILGPFFVDDIPPKSLEAQLNKHNLSVPLRQEFMLFLHKLPVISLSRIFEYAIMLYFCITEKKITVSTLRYHENTRKINGEFIQRESMDAHGTYKGEQEMLRMVREGDLNYQSHMNKMSITGHLGKLSNGDPLRQMKNAVLVCITLFSRAAIEGGLTPEVSYTLTDHYFQSVEACTAITDLVEIAHTMQDDFIQRVHRCRTSSLSQPVRACCEYISLHLEDRLSLSMLARQTGYTENYLSKKFKRETSLTPNEYIRRQRLEQAAFLLRTTQDDVQNISERLQFCSQSYFADHFRRYFGVTPTEYRKQKM; encoded by the coding sequence ATGGAAACCGAAACCAGATTATCTCTGTTCCGTGATATGATTAGCTGCTGTCATAATCTTTACCTGTGGACCTATGACAGCGCGTTCCATCTGATTACCAGCAACTGCCCCGAACAGGCGATTATCGATAATCTGTTTGTGATGAACCGCAGCAGGGACGATTTCATCCGGCAAATAGCCGAGCAGGACACGCCTGTTATTTATACAAATGAGATGGGGCTGATGTGGGTTATGACGCCTTATTTTCTGGATAATGAGCTGCTGCGCTTCTATATTCTGGGACCGTTTTTCGTGGACGATATTCCTCCAAAAAGTCTGGAAGCACAGTTAAATAAGCACAATCTGAGCGTCCCCCTGCGTCAGGAATTTATGCTTTTCCTGCACAAGCTGCCGGTCATCAGCCTGAGCCGCATTTTCGAGTACGCGATCATGCTGTACTTCTGTATTACTGAAAAGAAAATTACCGTCAGCACTCTGCGCTATCATGAAAACACCCGGAAGATCAACGGGGAATTTATCCAGAGGGAATCGATGGACGCCCACGGCACTTACAAGGGCGAACAGGAAATGCTGAGGATGGTGCGGGAGGGTGATCTGAATTATCAGTCTCATATGAACAAAATGTCCATAACCGGACATCTTGGCAAGCTGAGCAATGGCGACCCGCTCCGCCAGATGAAAAATGCGGTATTGGTCTGCATCACATTGTTTTCCCGTGCCGCCATTGAGGGCGGACTGACGCCGGAGGTCTCCTATACCCTGACAGACCACTATTTCCAGAGTGTGGAAGCCTGCACCGCCATCACGGACCTGGTGGAAATCGCCCACACCATGCAGGACGATTTTATCCAGCGTGTACACCGCTGCCGCACCAGCAGCCTTTCGCAGCCGGTACGCGCCTGCTGCGAATATATCAGCCTGCACCTGGAAGACAGGCTCTCCCTGTCCATGTTAGCCCGCCAGACTGGCTACACGGAAAACTATCTGAGCAAAAAATTCAAGCGGGAAACCTCGCTGACTCCCAACGAATATATCCGCAGACAGCGGCTGGAGCAGGCAGCCTTTTTGCTCCGCACAACTCAGGATGATGTGCAGAATATCAGTGAACGGCTGCAATTTTGCTCTCAAAGTTATTTTGCAGATCATTTCCGCAGATACTTCGGCGTCACCCCGACGGAATACCGGAAGCAGAAAATGTAA
- a CDS encoding helix-turn-helix domain-containing protein: MKKKYPVIDIKKTGQNIKHIMQMRRMTVKDVQEFLELSTPQSIYHWFDGRNLPTVDNLYALSELFRVPVDALIIGNREFEYGYLEGAAYQRVIIYYQKIMQLKAG; the protein is encoded by the coding sequence GTGAAAAAGAAATATCCTGTCATTGATATAAAGAAAACAGGCCAGAATATAAAACACATTATGCAGATGCGGAGGATGACTGTGAAAGATGTGCAGGAGTTTCTGGAATTAAGCACGCCCCAAAGCATTTATCATTGGTTTGACGGACGAAATTTACCAACAGTGGACAATCTGTATGCTTTAAGTGAGCTTTTCCGCGTTCCAGTAGATGCCTTGATAATAGGAAATAGAGAATTTGAATATGGGTATCTGGAGGGAGCGGCTTATCAACGGGTAATTATATATTATCAAAAGATTATGCAGCTTAAAGCAGGCTGA
- a CDS encoding RloB family protein, whose translation MARKDRNGNRKSREQRTPLKLPDLGYYLIVTDTEATERCYFEGLHKSLPENIKNKLVIKVVETRTRTMINKCLEMTAYDAQYRMPWIVFDRDEVKDFDEIIKEAEAYGIGVGWSNPCFEIWMYAYYGAMPAITESWTCCSEFGKVYQRKTEQKYSKADMGLYEKISRTGNEEKAIHIAQQKYEQCVREGKKIPSQMCPCTTVFQLVGEIRKKVKNCL comes from the coding sequence ATGGCGAGAAAAGACAGGAACGGCAACCGGAAATCCAGAGAGCAGAGAACACCTTTAAAACTTCCTGATCTTGGATATTATTTGATTGTTACAGACACAGAGGCAACAGAACGCTGTTACTTTGAGGGATTGCATAAGTCTTTACCGGAAAATATAAAGAATAAACTGGTAATTAAAGTGGTGGAAACCAGGACAAGAACAATGATTAATAAATGTCTTGAAATGACTGCATATGATGCGCAGTATCGGATGCCCTGGATTGTGTTTGATCGGGATGAAGTAAAGGATTTTGATGAGATTATAAAAGAAGCGGAAGCGTATGGCATAGGAGTTGGCTGGTCAAATCCTTGTTTTGAAATATGGATGTATGCTTACTATGGAGCCATGCCGGCTATTACGGAATCCTGGACATGCTGCAGTGAATTTGGTAAAGTATATCAGAGAAAAACGGAACAGAAATATTCGAAAGCAGATATGGGATTATATGAAAAAATTTCCCGAACAGGAAATGAAGAAAAGGCGATTCATATTGCACAGCAGAAATATGAACAATGTGTACGTGAGGGTAAAAAAATACCATCTCAGATGTGTCCATGTACAACAGTGTTTCAGCTTGTGGGAGAGATAAGGAAGAAAGTTAAAAATTGCCTGTAA
- a CDS encoding MFS transporter, which translates to MKAKKKTGLFSKRFMNSRITSANTQKSEMWLGYFAGPCLLYMVYYSVAGTYLTQFYTDVLGIAGTFLALMPVFSKILDAITNIIMGRIIDKTRTSQGKARPWIFLSGFLIAITGCLLFMVPKASYQVQLVWIIISYNLFFALAFTIYNMSHSLMVPLSTRNTKQRDGLAMMQSFGMNMIPGFLVTIILPIMIQKFGVGTGAQDTWIRMMSTISILAIPATLLEYYFTKERVTEEAINDSGENRTEVVPMSKQIKACFTDRYWLLIMGFIVIYNIYNILQTNSMLYFCNWVLSNSVDGGTGLQVLVNAIGQAPLGLGIVILWPLVHKFGKRRVAQVGFLASAAGSLLILTNTGSFTLVMVGLVIKSFGALPTYCMMAQLAEALDHIEWVNKFRADGFSASVYAIIITVTAGIGQSIILSGIHAFGYIAPASTADVINQPPAMQTFFAWCFAGIPMIGFLLGSLIMKFYDVEDKVPQMTADINARRKAEAEARGEVYYTPEEKAAMEQEQLDRQAEEKRIEELKAKCAKKGLDFKTEEAKYQAKLAARRAKEEAKAAKKNRKK; encoded by the coding sequence ATGAAAGCAAAGAAAAAGACAGGATTATTTTCGAAAAGGTTTATGAATTCCAGAATTACGTCGGCGAATACGCAGAAAAGTGAAATGTGGCTTGGCTATTTTGCCGGACCATGTCTGCTCTATATGGTCTATTATTCGGTGGCGGGTACTTATCTCACGCAGTTTTATACGGACGTGCTTGGCATCGCGGGAACCTTCCTGGCGCTTATGCCGGTCTTTTCCAAGATTCTTGATGCGATTACCAATATCATTATGGGACGCATCATTGATAAGACACGCACCAGTCAGGGAAAGGCAAGACCCTGGATATTTCTGTCCGGATTTCTGATCGCGATTACCGGATGTCTGCTGTTTATGGTGCCGAAGGCGTCTTATCAGGTGCAGCTTGTCTGGATCATTATCAGCTATAATCTGTTTTTTGCGCTGGCATTTACCATCTATAATATGAGCCATAGTCTGATGGTCCCGCTTTCCACCCGGAATACAAAACAGCGTGACGGTCTGGCAATGATGCAGAGCTTTGGCATGAATATGATACCGGGATTTCTGGTGACGATTATTCTTCCAATCATGATTCAGAAGTTTGGCGTTGGAACCGGCGCGCAGGATACCTGGATCAGGATGATGAGCACGATCTCGATCCTGGCGATTCCGGCGACACTGCTTGAATATTATTTTACAAAGGAGCGTGTGACGGAGGAAGCGATTAATGACTCCGGCGAGAACCGGACAGAGGTCGTGCCCATGAGCAAACAGATTAAGGCGTGTTTTACAGACAGATACTGGCTGCTTATCATGGGCTTTATCGTAATTTATAATATCTATAATATTCTGCAGACAAACAGTATGCTTTACTTCTGCAACTGGGTACTCAGCAACTCTGTGGACGGAGGTACCGGTCTGCAGGTGCTTGTAAATGCCATCGGCCAGGCTCCGCTTGGACTGGGGATCGTGATTCTCTGGCCGCTGGTACATAAATTCGGAAAACGCCGCGTGGCGCAGGTCGGTTTTCTGGCAAGCGCGGCAGGCAGCCTGCTGATCCTTACCAATACGGGGAGTTTTACGCTTGTCATGGTGGGGCTTGTTATTAAATCCTTCGGCGCGCTTCCGACATACTGTATGATGGCGCAGCTCGCGGAGGCTCTTGATCATATTGAATGGGTGAATAAATTCCGCGCAGACGGCTTTTCTGCCTCCGTATATGCCATTATTATTACCGTGACAGCCGGAATCGGGCAGAGCATTATCCTGAGCGGGATCCATGCCTTTGGCTATATCGCACCGGCGTCCACGGCGGACGTCATCAATCAGCCGCCGGCAATGCAGACCTTTTTTGCATGGTGCTTTGCGGGAATACCGATGATCGGATTTCTGCTGGGTTCGCTGATTATGAAGTTTTATGATGTGGAAGATAAGGTGCCGCAGATGACGGCGGACATCAATGCACGGCGCAAGGCGGAAGCGGAAGCGCGGGGAGAGGTGTATTATACGCCGGAAGAAAAGGCGGCTATGGAGCAGGAGCAGCTTGACCGGCAGGCGGAGGAAAAACGCATTGAGGAATTAAAGGCCAAATGTGCGAAAAAGGGCCTGGATTTTAAGACGGAAGAAGCAAAATACCAGGCAAAGCTTGCCGCCCGGAGGGCAAAGGAAGAAGCAAAGGCGGCGAAGAAAAACCGGAAAAAATAA
- a CDS encoding glycoside hydrolase family 3 C-terminal domain-containing protein — MTEKKIGELVSMLTLEEKAGLTSGKDNWFTKAVERLGVPQVRTSDGPHGLRTQAGKINSLEENASIPAVCFPAACATAASFDRDLLYRMGEALGRECQSTGVHVLLGPGVNIKRSPLCGRNFEYFSEDPYLAGELGAAFVKGVQSQGVGTSLKHFFANSQEHRRMDASSEMDERTMREIYLPAFETVVKQAQPWTVMASYNKIGGVYSTANRKYLTDLLRKEWGFEGVVTSDWGATHDRPAAVAAGCDLTMPAEDTDHLIVEAVRNGTLSEEALDACCIRLLKLAFRAAEQHRENIAFDYEGDHALAREIAGQSVVLLKNEDNILPLAEEADVAFIGPFAKEPRYQGGGSSHINSFKVVGALEAAEHRGVRAQYAAGCRPDGETDELLLAQAIEKAKQAKIAVVFAGLTDGMESEGVDRRHMRLPEGHNMLIEAVCAANPNTVVVLHNGSPVEMPWVDRPKAILECYLAGQAAGEAVTDVLYGDVNPSGHLPETFPKRLEDNPSYLYYFGEGGVVNYNEGLFVGYRYYESKKQEVLFPFGHGLSYTTFRCSDLQLNKKKLTEGEDLTAAVTVTNIGKRAGKAVVQVYVAPEKVEMIRPVRELKDFVKVKLAPGESKTVTFTLQKRAFAHWNPTVHQWRTESGKYTIQIGENAHDICLEAEVQMEAEPVPPAGGYHIGIPMGEFAKSPKGRRFLVENIIYMIKGMAAAGFIPKEMAAMLEQLPGGVNLAAIDMLAQRAGNAAGGTGGVQVLLGQPLGMLDGFLPQEKQEELHKLLAELNQ; from the coding sequence ATGACAGAAAAGAAAATCGGGGAACTGGTCTCTATGCTGACGCTGGAGGAGAAGGCAGGTCTTACTTCGGGAAAAGATAACTGGTTTACAAAGGCAGTAGAGCGTCTGGGAGTGCCGCAGGTGCGCACCAGCGATGGGCCTCACGGGCTGCGGACCCAGGCGGGAAAGATAAATTCTCTGGAAGAAAATGCAAGTATTCCTGCGGTATGCTTTCCGGCGGCCTGCGCTACAGCAGCGAGCTTTGACCGGGATCTGCTTTACCGTATGGGGGAAGCGCTCGGAAGGGAGTGCCAGAGCACCGGCGTTCATGTACTTCTTGGCCCTGGAGTAAACATCAAGCGGAGCCCTTTGTGCGGGCGGAATTTTGAATACTTTTCGGAAGACCCGTATCTTGCGGGCGAGCTGGGGGCAGCTTTTGTGAAAGGCGTGCAGAGCCAGGGCGTGGGAACGAGCCTGAAACACTTTTTCGCCAACAGTCAGGAGCACCGCCGCATGGATGCCAGCTCGGAAATGGACGAGAGAACCATGCGCGAGATTTATCTGCCGGCTTTTGAGACGGTGGTAAAGCAGGCACAGCCGTGGACGGTTATGGCATCCTACAACAAAATCGGCGGCGTGTATTCCACCGCCAACCGGAAATATCTCACAGACCTTCTGCGGAAGGAATGGGGCTTTGAAGGAGTGGTGACAAGCGACTGGGGTGCGACGCATGACCGTCCGGCGGCGGTGGCGGCGGGCTGTGATCTGACGATGCCGGCGGAGGATACGGATCATCTGATCGTGGAGGCTGTCAGAAATGGAACACTGAGTGAGGAAGCTTTGGATGCGTGCTGTATCCGTCTGCTGAAGCTGGCGTTCCGGGCTGCAGAGCAGCACAGAGAGAATATTGCATTTGATTACGAAGGGGACCATGCTCTTGCCAGGGAGATCGCCGGGCAGTCTGTGGTGCTGCTGAAAAACGAAGACAATATTCTGCCGCTGGCAGAGGAAGCGGACGTAGCGTTTATCGGTCCCTTTGCAAAGGAGCCGCGTTATCAGGGCGGAGGCTCCAGTCATATCAACAGCTTTAAGGTAGTCGGCGCCCTGGAAGCGGCAGAGCATCGCGGCGTCCGGGCACAATATGCCGCGGGATGCCGTCCCGACGGAGAGACAGACGAGCTTTTGCTTGCACAGGCAATCGAAAAAGCAAAGCAGGCAAAAATAGCGGTGGTGTTTGCCGGTCTCACGGATGGGATGGAATCGGAAGGAGTGGACCGCCGCCATATGCGCCTTCCGGAGGGGCATAATATGCTGATTGAAGCCGTATGCGCGGCGAATCCGAATACCGTAGTGGTGCTGCACAACGGTTCTCCGGTGGAGATGCCGTGGGTGGACAGACCGAAGGCGATTCTGGAATGCTATCTGGCAGGGCAGGCCGCCGGGGAGGCTGTGACAGATGTGCTTTATGGAGACGTGAACCCTTCGGGGCATTTGCCGGAGACATTTCCGAAGCGCCTGGAGGACAATCCATCTTATCTGTATTACTTTGGCGAGGGCGGTGTGGTGAATTATAATGAAGGGCTGTTTGTCGGCTATCGTTATTATGAAAGTAAAAAACAGGAGGTGCTGTTTCCGTTCGGACACGGGTTAAGCTATACGACTTTCCGCTGCAGCGATCTGCAGTTAAATAAAAAGAAACTGACGGAAGGGGAAGACTTAACGGCAGCGGTAACGGTAACCAACATAGGAAAAAGAGCGGGAAAAGCGGTCGTTCAAGTGTATGTCGCTCCGGAAAAGGTGGAGATGATCCGGCCGGTGCGGGAGCTGAAGGATTTTGTCAAGGTAAAGCTGGCTCCGGGTGAGAGCAAAACGGTTACCTTTACTCTGCAGAAACGTGCCTTTGCCCACTGGAATCCGACGGTTCATCAGTGGCGCACAGAAAGCGGGAAATATACCATTCAAATTGGAGAAAACGCGCATGATATTTGTCTGGAAGCAGAGGTGCAGATGGAGGCGGAGCCGGTTCCGCCGGCAGGCGGCTATCACATTGGTATCCCGATGGGCGAGTTTGCGAAGAGTCCGAAGGGACGCCGGTTTCTGGTTGAGAATATCATTTATATGATAAAGGGCATGGCGGCGGCAGGCTTCATTCCAAAAGAAATGGCGGCGATGCTGGAGCAGCTTCCCGGCGGCGTCAATCTGGCTGCGATCGATATGCTTGCGCAGCGTGCAGGAAATGCTGCCGGAGGAACCGGCGGCGTGCAGGTGCTGCTGGGGCAGCCGCTTGGTATGCTGGATGGCTTTCTTCCGCAGGAGAAGCAGGAGGAGCTGCACAAGCTGCTGGCGGAACTGAATCAATAG
- a CDS encoding GH39 family glycosyl hydrolase, with protein sequence MTYVITGKEKRHIFDRHYQFCVGSGHAPLALRTDYVAQLKRVHEELGIERVRFHGIFDEDMKVVLHLKSYLPMPGMEKFRDVSFNQIGLAYDNVLSAGMRPLVELSFMPALFARNKKQLGFSYKASISPPKDYGEWEGFVKKFIRFLLDRYGKEEVEQWYFEVWNEPNIGTFFSGTQEDYFKLYAHTARAIKSVDRTLRVGGPATATNSWVKELVDYCRAHRVPIDFCSTHQYMGEPLGHDAGMMKGLVKAVCGGMKKIRKHPGGSINEGIRLMFEDSSETRDFPETLFSDNVKAVKEQAGGLPLFYTEWNAASCCGAPHNDTRKLAANAVKNILDVEGHLQGSSIWCFSDIFEESFLFPQEFSGNFGLLTIHGIRKPVYHAFALLRQVGDTRIEVQAEKNEIELGAFENEEGLQLLLYRLDLKCRRLPVKTAEIEILCDAPKRVTVQKIDEDHGNPLKLWQKMGSPMDMKPADAARIDEAASLAEEEQPYTYKDGRLHMTAVLGVNDVHLIKIYR encoded by the coding sequence ATGACATATGTAATCACAGGAAAAGAAAAACGTCATATTTTTGACCGGCATTATCAGTTTTGTGTTGGAAGCGGTCATGCGCCGCTGGCGCTGCGCACAGATTATGTGGCGCAGTTAAAACGGGTGCATGAGGAGCTGGGGATAGAGCGGGTGCGTTTTCATGGCATTTTCGATGAGGATATGAAGGTGGTTCTCCACCTGAAGAGTTATCTTCCGATGCCGGGGATGGAAAAATTCAGAGACGTCTCGTTTAATCAGATTGGTCTGGCTTATGATAATGTCCTGTCCGCCGGGATGCGGCCTCTGGTGGAGCTGTCTTTTATGCCGGCGCTCTTTGCCCGCAATAAAAAGCAGCTTGGCTTCAGCTATAAAGCCAGTATTTCGCCGCCGAAGGATTATGGGGAGTGGGAGGGCTTTGTCAAAAAATTTATCCGCTTTCTCCTTGACCGTTACGGAAAAGAAGAGGTAGAACAGTGGTACTTTGAGGTATGGAATGAGCCAAATATCGGAACATTTTTCAGTGGCACCCAGGAGGATTATTTTAAGCTTTACGCACACACTGCCAGAGCAATCAAATCAGTGGACCGGACGCTTCGGGTGGGAGGACCTGCCACGGCGACTAATTCCTGGGTAAAGGAACTGGTGGATTACTGCCGGGCGCACAGGGTTCCTATAGATTTTTGTTCCACGCATCAGTATATGGGCGAGCCGCTGGGACATGACGCCGGCATGATGAAGGGGCTGGTGAAAGCGGTATGCGGAGGCATGAAGAAGATAAGAAAGCATCCCGGCGGCAGCATCAACGAGGGAATCCGGCTGATGTTTGAGGATTCCTCTGAAACGAGAGATTTTCCGGAAACCTTATTTTCCGATAATGTGAAAGCGGTCAAAGAGCAGGCGGGAGGGCTGCCGCTGTTTTATACGGAATGGAATGCCGCCTCCTGCTGCGGGGCGCCCCATAATGATACGAGGAAGCTGGCGGCCAATGCGGTGAAAAATATTCTGGATGTGGAGGGACATCTGCAGGGAAGCTCGATCTGGTGCTTTTCTGATATTTTTGAGGAATCCTTTCTATTTCCGCAGGAATTTTCGGGAAATTTCGGATTGCTGACCATTCACGGCATCCGGAAGCCGGTGTATCATGCCTTTGCGCTTCTGCGCCAGGTGGGAGATACACGCATTGAAGTACAGGCGGAAAAAAATGAGATTGAGCTGGGCGCTTTTGAAAATGAGGAAGGGCTGCAGCTTTTGCTGTACCGTCTCGACCTGAAGTGCCGCAGGCTGCCGGTCAAAACTGCGGAAATAGAAATTCTGTGCGATGCGCCGAAGCGGGTGACGGTACAGAAAATTGATGAAGACCACGGAAATCCCCTGAAGCTTTGGCAGAAAATGGGAAGTCCGATGGACATGAAACCGGCGGATGCCGCCAGAATCGATGAAGCCGCCTCTCTGGCGGAGGAGGAGCAGCCCTATACTTATAAAGACGGCAGACTGCATATGACGGCTGTGCTGGGAGTCAATGATGTACATCTGATCAAAATATATCGCTGA